A portion of the Zootoca vivipara chromosome 6, rZooViv1.1, whole genome shotgun sequence genome contains these proteins:
- the TMEM201 gene encoding transmembrane protein 201, whose translation MEGVGALLAGCPTAGLAGGLGVTVCAAAGGVLLYKIARRKKPTHMTVNCWFCNQDTVVPYGNRNCWDCPNCEQYNGFQENGDYNKPIPAQYMEHLNHVVSGAGAFYDPTKPQQWVSSQVLLCRKCNNHQTMKIKQLASFTPREEGKYDEEIEVYKHHLEQTYKLCRPCQAAVEYYIKHQNRQLRALLLRHHFSHRKTDKTYMQSFYAAASSTTTATTTPAQVIALRFLAFLSCVVLVMMALYGSGNPFSPEHATTPAPASPGPVRNDTGSSPPAVPPPGNGTLLEVLSWQEVTRLLPEQVVETLRVAWSYGKNHQIAVVVLGLLTCSLAMLLAGRIRLRRIDAFASILWLLVMGFHLAERYLQADTPSWLDTAKFGTTSLCCLVGFAAAVATRKPTGQRRPRPRRYLSGDGFSPFPYGVDLGFPSPPSSPSIFIPTPPSMLPLTSQALFRSPRRTSSSSLPGRLNRALSLGTIPSLARTDSGYLFSGSRPPSQTSHSKESPTSEYFSLLSGSCVSSPVPSPAPSVAGSVASSSGSLRYRRPLISPARLNLKGQRLMLFSAHSEAQQQEDLAHSESNIFATEQPAFPKRNLSERGLHDMRAITEAGSICSDGTVKKGENSSHSSSCVVDTTTKGEELTGWRGRLGSSVLRGLLAVSLTVNAIFTSAYLYQNLR comes from the exons GAAGAAACCCACCCACATGACCGTGAATTGCTGGTTCTGCAACCAGGACACCGTGGTTCCGTACGGCAACCGGAACTGTTGGGATTGCCCCAACTGCGAGCAGTACAATGGCTTCCAAGAG AATGGAGATTACAACAAGCCGATCCCAGCTCAGTACATGGAGCATCTGAACCACGTTGTCTCTGGGGCCGGCGCCTTCTACGACCCCACCAAGCCCCAGCAGTGGGTGAGCAGCCAGGTCCTTCTCTGTAGGAAGTGCAACAACCATCAGACCATGAAGATTAAGCAGCTGGCGTCCTTCACTCCCAGGGAGGAG GGCAAGTACGACGAGGAGATTGAGGTGTACAAGCATCACCTGGAGCAGACCTACAAGCTCTGCCGCCCTTGCCAGGCCGCAGTGGAGTACTACATCAAGCACCAGAACCGGCAGCTCCGCGCCCTGCTGCTTCGGCACCACTTCAGCCACCGGAAGACAGACAAGACCTACATGCAG AGTTTTTATGCTGCGGCTTCATCCACCACCACAGCCACAACCACGCCGGCCCAAGTGATTGCTCTCCGGTTCCTGGCCTTCCTCAGCTGTGTTGTTCTCGTCATGATGGCCTTGTACGGGTCGGGCAACCCGTTCTCCCCTGAGCATGCAACAACTCCTGCTCCGGCAAGCCCCGGGCCAGTGAGGAACGACACTGGCTCATCGCCACCAGCAGTGCCGCCACCGGGCAACGGCACTCTCCTGGAAGTCCTCAGCTGGCAGGAAGTGACCCGGCTGTTGCCAGAGCAAGTCGTGGAGACTCTGAGAGTGGCTTGGTCTTACGGGAAGAACCACCAGATCGCGGTGGTCGTCCTTGGGCTTCTGACGTGCTCCTTAGCCATGCTGCTGGCAGGACGGATTAG GCTTCGCCGGATCGATGCCTTTGCCTCCATCCTGTGGCTCCTGGTGATGGGCTTCCACTTGGCAGAGCGCTACCTGCAGGCAGACACCCCCAGCTGGCTCGACACAGCCAAGTTCGGCACCACCTCGCTGTGCTGCCTGGTGGGCTTTGCGGCTGCTGTGGCCACCCGGAAACCAACGGGCCAGCGGAGACCCCGGCCCCGAAG GTACCTCTCTGGGgatggtttctctccatttccataCGGCGTTGATCTTGGCTTTCCGTcacctccttcttctccctccatCTTCATCCCGACTCCTCCCAGCATGCTTCCACTGACCAGCCAGGCACTGTTCCGCTCACCGCGCcgaacttcctcttcctctctccctggaAGGCTGAACCGGGCCCTATCTCTGGGCACCATCCCTTCTCTGGCCCGAACCG attcTGGCTACCTCTTCAGCGGGAGCCGGCCACCATCCCAGACCTCTCACTCCAAAGAGTCTCCTACATCAG AATATTTTTCCCTCCTCTCGGGGAGCTGTGTCTCCTCCCCTGTCCCTTCGCCGGCACCATCCGTGGCTGGCTCCGTGGCTTCCAGCTCTGGCTCCCTGCGTTACCGGCGGCCCCTCATCAGCCCTGCCCGACTCAACCTGAAGGGCCAGCGGCTGATGCTGTTCTCAGCTCACAGCGAGGCCCAGCAGCAGGAGGACCTGGCCCACTCAGAGAGCAACATTTTCGCCACGGAGCAGCCCGCCTTCCCAAAAAGGAACCTAAGCGAGCGGGGACTGCATG ATATGAGAGCCATAACGGAAGCCGGGAGCATCTGCAGCGACGGCACTGTCAAGAAAGGAGAGAATTCGTCGCACTCATCGAGCTGCGTGGTGGACACCACAACGAAAGGCGAGGAACTAACAGGATGGAGGG GCCGCCTTGGCAGCTCGGTGCTCCGAGGTCTCCTTGCCGTGAGCCTGACCGTCAACGCCATCTTCACATCAGCCTACCTCTACCAAAACCTGCGCTGA
- the LOC132592368 gene encoding forkhead box protein L2-like: protein MEEAASAGAVEAISGTKKEQLADEECNAAAPPAPLQKPPYSYIALITMAIRDSPEQRLPLRDIYRYISQRFPYYNLSQKSWQNSIRHNLSLNECFLKVSREGAGLTGNDWMLDPAFEGMFEPGNYLRRRCARKRSRDLAPAPPPTAPYFTCPETPAPAYRPYHPYPQSPLPPPAYLLGGSGVAQPFQTYPVSGCLPGMGPVGGYGPYPRFLLPGGAAQQPPSPVAGGPVAPFQSSPDLSLWSGWQERIPCARTDF from the coding sequence ATGGAGGAAGCTGCGAGCGCCGGAGCCGTCGAGGCGATCTCTGGGACAAAGAAGGAGCAGCTCGCAGACGAAGAGTGCAACGCTGCCGCGCCGCCTGCTCCTCTCCAAAAGCCCCCGTATTCCTACATCGCTCTGATCACCATGGCCATCCGAGACAGCCCCGAACAGCGCTTGCCCCTGCGCGACATTTACCGGTACATCTCCCAGCGGTTCCCTTACTACAATTTGAGCCAAAAGAGCTGGCAGAACAGCATCCGGCACAACCTCAGCCTCAACGAGTGTTTCCTGAAGGTGTCCCGGGAGGGAGCCGGGCTCACGGGCAACGACTGGATGCTGGATCCAGCCTTCGAAGGCATGTTTGAGCCGGGGAATTACCTGCGCCGGAGGTGCGCCCGGAAGCGCTCGCGGGATCTCGCCCCCGCGCCTCCGCCGACGGCGCCTTATTTCACCTGCCCGGAGACACCTGCGCCCGCTTACCGACCTTATCACCCATATCCTCAGAGTCCGCTTCCGCCTCCTGCCTATCTTTTGGGCGGATCAGGTGTGGCGCAGCCCTTCCAGACTTACCCGGTGAGCGGCTGCCTCCCAGGTATGGGTCCCGTCGGCGGCTACGGACCCTACCCCAGATTCCTGCTTCCCGGCGGGGCGGCCCAGCAGCCGCCGAGCCCGGTTGCAGGGGGGCCCGTCGCTCCTTTCCAGTCGTCCCCCGACCTGTCCCTTTGGAGCGGTTGGCAAGAGAGGATCCCCTGCGCCCGCACGGACTTCTAA